CTCATGAAGACCCAATCCCTCCTTTTGATCCGAGCAATCCACTTTGTCCCGGAGTTAAAAGACCTAATGGGGAGATAAATGGACAATATGACTCAACCTTTGTGTTTGAGAATGATTTCCCTGCCCTGTTACCTGATATCCCTGAAGCAAGTAATGCTAGCCAAACCAATGAAGAACTGTTCAAGTTTGAACCTGCTAGGGGAACTTGTCGTGTCATGTGCTTTCATCCCAGATCTGACCTGACAGTTCCGTTGATGAGCATAGAAGAAATCAAAGCCATTATTCACGAGTATGGGGTCTTTAAATCGTTTGATCTAACAAAACGACAAAATATATCGGAAATGACACACTTTCAGATGGATTAAACAAGGAGTAGAGTTGGGTGACAAGTATGATTGGGTGCAGATCTTTGAAAATAAAGGCGCCATTATGGGATGTTCTAACCCACATCCGCACTGCCAGATTTGGGCCTCGTCTTTTATGCCCAACGAGCCAAGGATCAAAGATTTATACCAACGGGAATACTATGAAACCCACAGCCGACCTTTACTACTCGATTACGTCAATGCCGAGTTGAAGAAGCAGGTACGTAACTTGTTATCAAGTTAACTTGCCAGATTTGCTGTCGATGGCACTGAGGATCACCAAGTATATATGTATGTCCAGCGTACTATGCTTCCCAGATTCCATGTTATTTGTTCTTTCATGAACTTTTCAGTTgattgatgttttttttttctctttatttgcAGGAACGAATCGTTGTGCAGAACAGTCACTGGATAGTTGTAGTTCCATGGTGGGCAACTTGGCCATTCGAGACCCTGTTGGTACCACTCCGTCACGTGATCCGGATGTGTGGTACGTACACATAAGATCGTTAATCGTTTCCTCCCTTCAACCCCCTCATGGCGCTGCTGCAGCCTCGTCTTTT
This genomic stretch from Daphnia magna isolate NIES linkage group LG10, ASM2063170v1.1, whole genome shotgun sequence harbors:
- the LOC116932430 gene encoding galactose-1-phosphate uridylyltransferase encodes the protein MEFNFTEHQHVRYNPLKGEWILVSPHRLKRPWSGQVESTHEDPIPPFDPSNPLCPGVKRPNGEINGQYDSTFVFENDFPALLPDIPEASNASQTNEELFKFEPARGTCRVMCFHPRSDLTVPLMSIEEIKAIIHEWIKQGVELGDKYDWVQIFENKGAIMGCSNPHPHCQIWASSFMPNEPRIKDLYQREYYETHSRPLLLDYVNAELKKQERIVVQNSHWIVVVPWWATWPFETLLVPLRHVIRMCDLTSEEIDSLAEIMKRLTIKYDNLFRTSFPYSMGWHGAPTGRKAHSNNQHWQLHAMYYPPLLRSSTVKKFMVGYEMLGQAQRDLTAEQAAHKLVSQPEVHYKADENVK